From a single Streptomyces sp. NBC_01264 genomic region:
- a CDS encoding DUF4956 domain-containing protein, with amino-acid sequence MNFDLNLQELSGTFSVADVVAAMALSFILSTAIGYVYRYTHRNVSYSQSYVQTLVIVGMIVALIMLVVGSNLARAFSLVGALSVVRFRNAVKETRDVGFIFLAMAIGMACGARFYTLAVVGAVVICSVILAMSKFNWFALNVQRQVVKVQVPAGDDYTPQIRDVLIKYTSEFELVSTETIRGGALCEIFYTVRLKKGTEPGDLVSALQERTSGQRVTVLTGYDTTDL; translated from the coding sequence GTGAACTTCGACCTCAACTTGCAGGAGCTCAGCGGCACCTTCAGTGTCGCCGATGTCGTCGCGGCGATGGCGCTGTCGTTCATCCTGTCCACGGCGATCGGCTACGTGTACCGGTACACGCACCGCAACGTCTCCTACAGCCAGTCCTACGTGCAGACCCTCGTCATCGTCGGCATGATCGTCGCCCTGATCATGCTGGTCGTCGGCTCGAACCTGGCCCGTGCCTTCTCCCTGGTCGGCGCCCTGTCCGTGGTCCGGTTCCGCAACGCGGTCAAGGAGACCAGGGACGTCGGCTTCATCTTCCTGGCCATGGCCATCGGCATGGCCTGCGGCGCCCGGTTCTACACTCTGGCCGTGGTCGGCGCCGTCGTGATCTGCTCCGTCATCCTGGCGATGTCGAAGTTCAACTGGTTCGCGCTCAACGTGCAGCGTCAGGTCGTCAAGGTCCAGGTTCCCGCCGGTGACGACTACACCCCGCAGATCCGTGACGTGCTGATCAAGTACACCAGCGAGTTCGAGCTCGTCAGCACCGAGACCATCCGCGGCGGAGCCCTGTGCGAGATCTTCTACACCGTGCGCCTGAAGAAGGGCACCGAGCCAGGTGACCTGGTCAGCGCCCTGCAGGAACGCACGTCCGGCCAGCGCGTCACCGTCCTGACCGGTTACGACACCACGGACCTCTGA
- a CDS encoding polyphosphate polymerase domain-containing protein — protein sequence MASRLHAFNRFELKYLVPVEEAAEIRDELAERMDRDLHSPVGGYGVWSLYYDTPQLRFYWEKIEGLKFRRKLRIRHYGDLDAVTDDSPVRVEIKQRVNRVTQKRRITLPYGVARGLCDERRMVKHSPQESAFVQEVLELVVRLNLQPTAITGYQREALVGRDADTGLRVTFDRRVRGRDRDFHFGIATPQNRFTIPPHMSVMEIKVNERTPHWITDLAARRNLNLVRISKYVQSVEAFGLAPRSVFHVNEADYPPPTPTHKQPAQHDAPSKAGVQ from the coding sequence TCGAGGAGGCGGCCGAGATCCGGGACGAGCTGGCCGAGCGGATGGACCGGGACCTGCACAGTCCGGTCGGCGGGTACGGCGTGTGGAGCCTGTACTACGACACCCCCCAGCTGCGGTTCTACTGGGAGAAGATCGAGGGCCTGAAGTTCCGCCGCAAGCTGCGCATCCGCCACTACGGCGACCTGGACGCCGTGACGGACGATTCCCCGGTCCGCGTGGAGATCAAGCAGCGGGTCAACAGGGTCACGCAGAAGCGCCGGATCACCCTGCCCTACGGCGTGGCGCGGGGACTGTGCGACGAGCGCCGGATGGTGAAGCACTCCCCGCAGGAGAGTGCCTTCGTACAGGAGGTCCTCGAACTGGTCGTGCGGCTGAACCTGCAGCCCACGGCGATCACCGGCTACCAGCGCGAGGCCCTGGTGGGCAGGGATGCCGACACCGGCCTGCGGGTCACCTTCGACCGCCGGGTCCGCGGCCGGGACCGGGACTTCCACTTCGGCATCGCCACCCCCCAGAACCGGTTCACGATCCCGCCGCACATGTCGGTCATGGAGATCAAGGTCAACGAGCGCACACCGCACTGGATCACCGACCTGGCCGCGCGCCGCAACCTCAACCTCGTGCGGATCTCGAAGTACGTGCAGTCCGTCGAGGCGTTCGGGCTGGCCCCCCGCTCGGTCTTCCACGTCAACGAGGCGGACTACCCGCCTCCCACCCCAACTCACAAGCAGCCGGCGCAGCACGATGCGCCTTCGAAAGCGGGAGTCCAGTGA